In one window of Patescibacteria group bacterium DNA:
- a CDS encoding ATP-dependent Clp protease ATP-binding subunit produces the protein MGNLIFDNSFFRLSRTERFLVEAIFYFLFIASFILALIFLGDPKLSFRVLGMLLLIFLAGVGWRILQGQHLVDSKVVQAYQEGGKILLNQFIDLKTFNFLKTCFNRAESLSAETLGVFILAELLNYKEIKQICLRIGIDQALLKQAIEETFRQDQSFQLDSLAKQKKQEFLAELEKVISKSFEESISLNQKTIVPEAIFLAVFSLKTKSIQELAPKINFSREDFKNAIIIAGLSKKISQRIIRKRALADKPIKKKPRINRAWTSKPTPYLDSVSEDLTETARQGLVGFLIGHENELATIMNILSREERNNLVLIGEEDIGKTTIIEHLALRIIKDTVPEKIFDKRLVKLDLAQITSGATTAGEVQERFQKLVDEILLAGNIILFIPDLHNLALTVKEQELGGFEVIEPVLAASLIPVIGTTTPKLYRAIIETNPKFEQLFEPVKVKELNQEQTIRLLVYEAFILEQKWKLTITYPAIKKIVELAYRYLHSRPLPRVSIDLLQEAAAELRSKNQSVLTPELVADLVARKTNIPIKIAGGKEAKELLNLEENIHQRLINQDEAVKQVASALRQYRAGLSRPKGPIASFLFVGPTGVGKTELSKVLASLYFGSEDKMIRFDMSEYQEQKSIWNFIGSPDGEIHGLLTEKIKANPFSLILFDEFEKANEKIADLFLPLFDEGILVDNLDEKIDFQNAIIICTSNAHSNFIREKIESGKTVPEFQEELKHKLTEIFKPELLNRFDNIIAFRQLSLAEIEKIAALHLNKLAKQIQQTQGIFLEFAPETIRFIAGQGYDPVFGARPLRGVISQKIKDVLARQILEGKIGQSDKIKAVLNQAEVRFEKTLS, from the coding sequence ATGGGGAACTTAATTTTTGACAATTCTTTTTTTAGGCTTAGCCGGACCGAAAGGTTTTTAGTTGAGGCAATTTTTTATTTTTTGTTTATTGCTTCGTTTATCTTGGCTTTGATTTTTTTAGGAGATCCGAAGCTCAGTTTTAGAGTTTTGGGCATGCTGTTATTGATTTTTCTTGCCGGGGTTGGTTGGCGAATACTTCAGGGCCAGCATTTGGTTGATTCAAAAGTTGTTCAAGCTTATCAGGAAGGCGGGAAAATTCTTTTAAATCAGTTTATTGATTTAAAAACATTTAATTTTTTAAAGACTTGTTTTAACCGGGCTGAAAGTTTGTCTGCCGAAACTTTGGGAGTTTTTATTTTGGCCGAGCTTTTGAACTATAAAGAGATTAAGCAAATCTGCTTGAGGATTGGGATTGATCAGGCGCTGTTAAAACAAGCAATTGAAGAAACCTTTCGCCAAGACCAGAGCTTTCAACTTGATTCTTTAGCTAAACAAAAAAAGCAAGAATTCTTGGCTGAACTGGAAAAAGTCATCAGTAAATCTTTTGAGGAATCAATTAGCCTGAACCAGAAAACCATTGTTCCGGAAGCGATTTTTTTAGCGGTTTTTTCTTTAAAAACCAAGTCAATCCAGGAATTGGCCCCAAAAATTAATTTTTCCCGGGAAGATTTTAAAAATGCGATTATCATTGCCGGGCTGTCAAAAAAAATCAGTCAAAGGATTATTAGAAAAAGAGCCTTGGCAGATAAACCCATTAAAAAAAAGCCGAGAATTAATCGGGCTTGGACTTCAAAACCAACGCCTTATTTAGACTCTGTTTCTGAAGACTTAACCGAAACCGCCCGTCAGGGTTTGGTTGGGTTTTTGATTGGCCACGAAAACGAATTGGCAACCATAATGAATATTTTGTCCCGAGAAGAGCGGAATAACTTGGTTTTAATTGGCGAAGAAGATATTGGCAAGACAACAATTATTGAGCATCTGGCCCTGCGAATAATTAAAGATACGGTGCCGGAAAAGATCTTTGATAAAAGGCTGGTTAAACTTGATCTGGCCCAGATAACTTCAGGGGCAACCACTGCCGGCGAGGTTCAGGAACGGTTTCAAAAATTAGTTGACGAGATTCTTTTGGCCGGCAATATAATTTTGTTTATTCCTGACCTGCATAACTTAGCCTTAACCGTCAAAGAACAAGAATTAGGCGGCTTTGAAGTGATTGAACCGGTTTTAGCGGCTTCTTTGATTCCGGTGATCGGGACGACCACGCCAAAACTCTATCGGGCAATTATTGAAACTAATCCAAAGTTTGAACAGCTGTTTGAGCCGGTCAAGGTTAAAGAGCTCAACCAAGAGCAAACAATCCGGCTTTTGGTTTATGAAGCGTTTATTTTAGAACAGAAATGGAAATTGACCATTACTTATCCGGCAATTAAAAAAATTGTTGAGTTGGCCTATCGCTATCTTCATTCTCGGCCTTTGCCTCGGGTTTCAATTGACCTGCTTCAGGAAGCGGCAGCGGAATTAAGAAGTAAAAACCAATCAGTTTTAACCCCGGAATTAGTGGCTGATTTAGTTGCCAGAAAAACCAATATCCCAATTAAGATTGCTGGGGGCAAAGAGGCAAAAGAGCTTTTAAATTTAGAAGAGAATATTCATCAAAGATTAATTAACCAAGACGAAGCAGTTAAGCAGGTTGCTTCAGCTCTGCGTCAGTACCGGGCTGGTCTGTCTCGGCCTAAAGGTCCGATTGCCAGCTTTCTTTTTGTTGGTCCAACTGGAGTGGGCAAAACCGAGCTGTCAAAGGTTCTGGCCAGCTTATACTTTGGCTCTGAAGACAAGATGATTCGGTTTGATATGTCAGAGTACCAAGAACAAAAATCGATCTGGAACTTTATTGGTTCGCCTGATGGAGAGATTCATGGGCTTTTAACTGAAAAAATCAAAGCTAATCCGTTTTCTCTGATTCTCTTTGATGAGTTTGAAAAAGCTAATGAAAAGATTGCTGATTTGTTTCTGCCTTTGTTTGACGAGGGCATTTTAGTTGATAACCTAGATGAGAAAATTGATTTCCAAAACGCGATTATTATCTGCACCTCAAATGCTCATTCTAATTTTATCCGGGAAAAAATCGAGAGCGGCAAAACTGTGCCGGAGTTTCAAGAAGAATTAAAGCATAAATTAACCGAGATCTTTAAGCCCGAACTGCTTAACCGGTTTGACAATATTATTGCTTTCCGTCAGTTAAGCTTGGCAGAGATTGAAAAGATCGCCGCGCTTCATTTAAACAAATTAGCCAAGCAAATTCAGCAAACCCAGGGGATTTTTCTGGAGTTTGCTCCGGAAACAATCAGGTTTATTGCTGGACAGGGTTATGACCCGGTTTTTGGCGCCCGGCCTTTACGCGGAGTAATTTCCCAAAAAATTAAAGACGTTTTAGCTCGGCAGATTTTAGAAGGAAAGATTGGCCAGAGTGATAAGATCAAAGCGGTTTTAAATCAAGCTGAAGTCAGGTTTGAAAAAACTCTCTCTTGA